A region from the Dermacentor andersoni chromosome 11, qqDerAnde1_hic_scaffold, whole genome shotgun sequence genome encodes:
- the LOC126518127 gene encoding uncharacterized protein → MAEESSNEYTPLDLSMKNEAAPSTSRDGTQGASSTLGAYRTNADDALRYQGKTHHTPMTDETCSVDGVTNNGSTRCQHLGSIRSIDNVRPSTSRAGMEEASAKFEDSATNATGTRGREQQVLCGASGKVFSRRDTSHGQPNEITDRTAPMFRARDRLPVKKSNHKCVICGKLLSRTTTLNAHYRVHTGESSYKCKICHKIFAHRGSFHWHQKIHTGVKPYICQICTKPFKSKWELTRHLGSHSSDRPFVCEICNLSFKRRSHLRSHQRIHEGKMLYECKQCGFRSSKKENLDSHLCENIICHLCGGSFTDESQLIAHLVTHRGGQS, encoded by the exons AtggctgaagaaagcagcaacgAATATACGCCTCTTGACTTAAGCATGAAGAACGAAGCAGCACCAAGTACAAGCCGCGACGGTACCCAGGGCGCTTCATCTACTTTGGGCGCCTACAGAAC GAATGCTGACGATGCCTTGCGCTACCAGGGGAAAACACACCACACGCCGATGACCGACGAGACTTGCAGTGTCGACG GTGTCACTAACAATGGCAGCACACGTTGCCAGCACTTGGGGTCCATCAGGAGCATCGATAACGTGAGGCCCAGCACAAGTCGCGCTGGCATGGAAGAAGCATCAGCCAAGTTTGAAGACAGCGCCAC GAATGCTACTGGAACcagaggaagagaacagcaaGTGCTCTGCGGTGCCAGTGGAAAGGTTTTCAGCAGACGGGACACCTCGCACGGGCAACCCAATGAAATCACGGACCGTACAGCCCCCATGTTCAGAGCACGTGATCGATTACCTGTCAAGAAGTCGAACCACAAATGCGTAATATGTGGTAAATTGTTAAGCCGTACTACTACTCTAAATGCACATTACCGCGTGCATACAGGCGAGAGCTCCTACAAATGCAAAATATGTCATAAAATTTTCGCGCACAGGGGCAGTTTCCATTGGCACCAAAAGATTCACACAGGAGTGAAACCATATATTTGCCAAATATGCACTAAACCATTCAAAAGCAAATGGGAACTTACCAGGCATCTCGGGTCGCATAGTAGCGATAGACCTTTCGTTTGTGAAATCTGTAATCTCTCCTTCAAACGCAGGTCACATCTCCGAAGTCACCAACGTATTCACGAGGGTAAAATGCTGTACGAGTGCAAGCAGTGTGGATTTCGTTcctcaaagaaagaaaacctAGACTCACATCTCTGCGAAAATATTATTTGCCACTTGTGTGGAGGTTCGTTTACAGATGAATCTCAACTGATTGCACATCTCGTGACGCATAGGGGTGGGCAGTCTTAA
- the LOC140214031 gene encoding uncharacterized protein: protein MVSSSSVNHGQPSTSRAGMEEASVVTENIARNAPGTVGREQRELCGVLHGHAKEPTDDTAQICRACDQSSVKMSKSVEHFRNRTGKKHKCETCGKQFHRAYDLTHHRTHTDERPYKCQVCEKSFRHSCHLKIHNRTHTDERPHKCQICAKSFRQSSHLENHRRTHTDERPYKCQICNKSFRQSNHLDNHKRVHTGEKPYICKTCGKSYTQLATLRTHEHTHAEEKPHACQKCGKSFEKKYDLKRHVDSQCGNSAFVCEICDRFFMKNSTLLRHRRTKHVDETPFECMQCGCRFADKETRDRHLCQEERKM, encoded by the coding sequence GAATGCTCCTGGAACCGTAGGAAGGGAACAACGAGAGTTGTGTGGTGTCTTACACGGACACGCCAAGGAACCCACGGATGACACAGCCCAGATTTGTAGAGCCTGTGATCAATCGTCTGTGAAGATGTCTAAATCTGTAGAACATTTCCGCAACCGCACTGGCAAAAAACACAAATGCGAAACCTGTGGTAAACAGTTCCACCGGGCTTATGATCTAACTCATCACCGCACGCATACAGACGAGAGACCCTACAAATGCCAAGTATGTGAAAAATCGTTCCGGCATTCTTGTCATCTAAAAATCCATAACCGCACTCATACAGACGAGAGACCCCACAAATGCCAAATATGTGCTAAATCGTTTCGGCAGTCTAGTCATCTAGAAAACCATAGGCGCACACATACAGACGAGAGACCCTACAAATGCCAAATATGTAATAAATCTTTCAGGCAGTCTAATCATCTAGATAACCATAAGCGCGTGCACACAGGTGAGAAACCATATATTTGCAAAACATGCGGTAAATCATACACACAGTTGGCAACTCTCCGTACACATGAGCACACTCACGCAGAGGAGAAACCTCATGCATGCCAAAAATGTGGTAAATCATTTGAAAAGAAATATGACCTCAAGAGACATGTAGACTCCCAATGTGGAAACAGCGCTTTTGTTTGCGAAATCTGTGATCGATTCTTTATGAAGAATTCGACTCTTCTTCGTCACCGCCGAACAAAGCACGTGGATGAAACTCCTTTTGAGTGTATGCAGTGCGGTTGTCGTTTTGCAGACAAAGAAACACGCGATAGGCATCTGTGCCAGGAGGAACGCAAGATGTGA